The nucleotide sequence TTTCGGTGCATAGCCCAACCCCGCCCACTCCAATTAGTTGATCAACTGTCATCACGCAGCCAACATGATCAATCACCCAGCCAGTCCCTGTACCGGAGTAGGGGGATTTCCCGCATTTGTGTGCTCCATGCTTGTATCCTGAAGAAAGACAAGAATACAGATTCAGGACATACGTCGTTGTTCTACCACGTACCTAATGTACCACGTACCGGTATGTGTGGTAAAAGTCGCGAGCTTCCATTTAGCTTCATTGTCGCCTGATCAAAGTTTAGTGTCGGCAAAAGCGGAGGTGCGAGCGGAGGCTTTGGTCGAAACTCCGTAAAATTCAAATGACGTTCTGGACAGGCAATACAAGCGATAGCTCCTCCGCACCCTGCTTTACCTTACCTAAGCAGTTGACAGAGTCCTTCGGTACGTACCTTAACTCGTGTGGATCATCCACCTGAGGGATGGAGCAGCGGCATGGCATGGATTTGTCAGGACCCCCGGGCGATCAGTTGTCAGACCAGTCTGCGCTGAATTACTATGCGGAGTCTCGGCAAACACTGACTGACATAGCTTCGTTTCGATGTACATAGCACAGAAACAACGAAAACACTAGTATAAATCACAATGGTAGGGAAAACAAGCCCACACTTATCAGTCATGCAAATCTTTCAAACATTCGTTCAAAAATCTGACATCCGTGATCGCAGGGTCTTGAGCTCACAGCATATGGCCTCTCAGGCCTCACTGCAGCTGGCGGCATCGCCGGGTACGCCCGCACCGGATCGCTACCATCTGTAATTGCCGGATGCTCGGTCGGATTCCTGTGTGAGTCTAGAAACGTCATTCTGTGCTACTGAACTCTACAGCATGGCAACTCGCAAGCTAATGAGCCTCATGACTCGTTTCAGACGCCCTCGGTGGTTACAGGATTCAGAACCACCAGTCCTACGGCGTCGAGCTGTGCCTTGTTGCCTCGGTCATCCTCGGAGGCGCTTCCATCCCCCGCGCCATTCGCCTGCAGAAGCCTGTGCCCATTGCTCTCAGCTTGCTCTCAACGTTTGGTGCGCTCACATTCGGGAATGCCGCTCGTCGGGGTGCGTAGATGACGTTCGAATACCGACGCGCGATGGCACGGCAAAGGCTTTGTTGGGTGAGGAAGATCTAGCGGGCAGAGGGGACGCAAAGGGTTTTTCTCTTCATAATTTGGGCTGATTTCGTGGGTTCATGGCGAAGATCGGGGACATTCTCGCATCAGCGTATAATACACATGTAAAATTACAGAATGACGTCCCCTTGTCTGGCTGTTTTCATCCGTCTTGGTAGTCCCCATCCAAGACCGTTGACTTGGGTGTCGTTTGTAACGTTCCGACCAGCTGTTTGGGATTGTTCGTTCGTAAACCGTCAAGAATTCTCGTCAATCTCCTTCCACTTTGCCCTGACCTGCCTCATCTTGTCGTTGGTATTGTTGCGGTTCTCGAGTTGATGTTTCGCTCTCTCTGCCTTGAGACATTCAGTGAGGGACCTCTTTAGATCGTTACACATGCCCATCGATTTCCACAGGAAACCCCGAGCATGGCATTCCTCGAAGGCCTGTACGATCTCCTCGCACCCTGGAAAGCGTCACCGTCAGTAACAAAGCAGAATTTGACGTCAGTCGGCAGGGTTGGGCGGGTTGAACTTGATTGAAACGTACCGGCATTGTCCACTCTGTGTAGATGCGGATGCATATTTCAGTCGTTTATCTGTCCCTTAAAACTTGGAGCGATGAGTTTCAACGGCGCAAAGCtggccgtttttttttttttttttgctgttatACCGTAAGTCCATAAGTTTCGTCAGGGTTGATGTTCAGGGACTCGGACCGCGCTGGATTTGATAGGACCCACACCGAATCGACCGCGAAGGTAGGGTGGATCCCATGGCTGAAGGTCGAGCAGGCGACGCGGGGCAAAATATCATTGTGACAGTCCAGTCTCTTTTGTTCAACCACTTGAACATCATAACTCTAACGAAACTGCCAATCTCACCGTGAAGCTAAAAGAGTAAATTAGATCTGAAGCGTCTGGAGTAACCAAGATATACTCTCAATCACGATCTGAAGATGGCTTCACAGCAGGTGTCTGTAAAGAAACAGCAGGGTTTGTTTGTCAAGATTGCCGATTTTGTCCTCACGTGAGACACCGCAACCCAACTAACACTTGACTCCCTCTATAGAACTTCAAGCCCAGTATagcacctacaaggacactcTCCAACAGGTAGCGCGTAAAATTGGAGATGTAGAGCAGGAAGCAGAGGAGCACAAGTCAGTTTTTGCCATCTCATCATCCTGCAACTCGCCTTTGAAGGTCGCTATATGGCGAGCAGGACAAGCCGTCAAGACACCTGCCGCCGTAACGCACTCCCTGCTCATGGTTCTTGCAAGTAGCTGACCTCGAGACTTGCCGATAGACTTGTTCTCGAGACATTACAACCTCTTCCTGGAGACCGCAAGTGTTTCCGTCTAATTAACGGCGTACTTGTGGAGAGGACCGTCAAGGACGTTGTCCCAGCGCTCAAGACCAACGCTGAGGGCTTACGAAAGGTTCTCGAGGACCTGGTAAAACAGTACAAGGGCAAGGAGGAGGAGTTTGAAAAGTGGAAGGTAAGATCTCTGCTCTGGTATGGACTGCATACATTCTCGCTCAGGACTAGGACTTACCTGCCCATCGTGTACAGAAAAAGAACAATGTTCAGGTCGTGCAGTCTTAGCTTAAACCCATCCAATTGCTTACCGGAAGACACTGCATCAGACACAAGGCACCCAAAGTAACTGGCTTGCTGGCGTATTTGGTAAAATTCTGGCACACCCAAATCACTGGAATCGCAGTCGATGCGGCTACTCTTAGACAAGCAGTATTTATCTAAGCGTCACCACCGACACTTGGGACACGCTGCGGAAGTCGATGCATTCACATTTATCCATCGGCACTGCGTCACCTTGCGCCAATGATATTTGACTTGCAGTTGCAGAATTGTGACTGTGGCAGGCGGCATGAGAGCCTCGCTGCCCAACGGTCGCTGGGCGTTTGGCCTCTAGTTGTTGGGCTCCAATAGGAGAAAGCAGGCTCAAGGGCATCGATATCGCATGGAGCGGCTGATACGAAGTCTACGTTGCCAACGTAGAGATGCTGATCTCGATAACGtcaatcgaattttcggTGCATGGGGACTCAAAGACATTGTGATCAGTGACCAATTTTACAATGATTATTATATCTGTCAAGGTTATGATATCATCCCAAGTTCAAGACTCAGAATGCCATGCGATGACAAGCCTTTATTTGTTACACATTGATTCGACAATGCTTTTTCTTGATATTGtatgccccccccccccccccccccccgatcTGCATCCCTATTTCGGTTGCGTCGTATCAAATTGATTCGGGAGCGAGTCGGAACATCCGGTACATTTTGTTTGAAGGTTGGAAGATGGTGTGATGCCAACTCATCTACGGACGAATTATGCATGCAACTTCTGACGGTGGCTCAGTCGCAGCTCGCCTCGCTCTTCCCcgtctaggtaggtacctcacCTGGAATGAATACATGTCTAATGCTATTTGTTCGCTGGCTATGCCGTGCACAATGAAATCCTCGACCTTCTCGCAATGTAGCTGGCCCGCCGTGGTTTTCTATTGTGACAGTCTGTGCATAAGTACCTAAGCTACTTACGAAGTAGCTGCATGAGCCCACATCATCAGCTTGCCAGCTTGGGCTCGGTACCGGCAAACAAAGTGAAATGAACAAGACCTGGGCTTGCTACCCAATCACAAAAGGTAGGGCAGACGAAACATATCATTGGCTAGGGATTTTACACGGGGCCTGAAAGCAAGGGGCCAATCTTTGTTACGCACCACAGCCCTATGGCAGTTCTATATGATTTGATGAATGCACATTCACCTCAGAAGAGCCGCGTCTATGGAAATGCGgccaggcaatcgtcaatgCGCCCCAGCTTCTGATTCCCaagatggttttttttcctcctcaCTATCGTGGCTGTAATCGGACAGGGTATAGAAGGCGTTCCGTCAAGAAAATGTACGTAGGAATACAACCAAAGCATGGTGCCGGGTAAAAGGCAGACGAGGTGACAACGAGCTCGCAACCACCGACACCCACTTAACTAGAATTCTTATGCGACCAGATCCTACCCAAggcagcttttttttttttttttgttcactgCTACCTGCCTGTGTGATAAAGCTTGATTGCTGGCTTGCTGACCGCCTCAACGAGGATGTACCGTACCTTCGCATACTGAACTGACCGCCACGGCAGCGGATAGCTGTGCCGCGCCTTGTAACTCACTCAATCCTACGAAGTATGCTGGATCTGCTGCCATTTTTGGTATACCATGCACGAGACACAGTATATGGCCACCATAGTACTTAACAAGTAGGTAAAGAATAATCTAGACTAGCATGAGTACAAGAGATGCAACAGCAGTTTAGAATTAACTACCACCGATTGACAATATCCATCTGCACATGATGATCGATGTTTGATGACAGTATGGTCGACAGGATGGTCAACAGGTTGGTACCTTAACGTATGGGCATAGGTGGATCTAGTCGAATCAAGGTAAGGGAGTACGGAGCACAGATTACCGAGCAGTACACACCGGAAGGTAAAGGTAAGGTACATTCATGTACCCCCCACCAAGTTTTTGTGACGTCTTCAATGTACAACAGGTGCGGTCGTCTTCACTGCTGATTCACAATTCTGAGATATCTTTTGTTGTCACCCGAAAGGCGTAATtgtcagctttttggagcaaTTCCATGTTAAAAATGCAGTGCTTGGTTCTTGGGAGGTCTAGTTTAGTTTTGGTGTGGAAGAAAAATGGTATGCACAGCGTACTGTAGAGTACCATGCCTTTCAGTTGTTGTGTACTGTGTGGTActctgtgtgtgtgtgtgtgtgtgtgtgtgtgtgtgtgtgtgtgatgAGTTGGGCGGGGAAACTGGTGGGTGCCGCCAGGGGTGGTCTGGGCTGAAATTTGACCAATGCCAGCCAAGTTTGGGTTGACGGAGAGAGCGACAGGGGAGGTTAGGTTGTTAATGCGACTCTCTGTTGCGGTCAAAAGAAAAGTTGCTTCCACGGCGCAAACAAACGACCCGCTCCAAGCCGATTTTCTCCCAATCCCATCTATTCATTCCgcctcccacaagtccgaccCTACCGACCTACTTCGTACTATCATCTTCCTACACCAGCCAAAGCtacagtaggtacctaaacaCACAACCCCACGTCCTTGCAGCCAATTGCCTACGGACCTATCGATTCTTTGCAGCTTTCCTCTCATAGACAACGCCTCATTCGGCACAGCCAGGTCATTTCAAGCAATAGGAACAAGAgacaaacaacaaaaaacaaaacaaaaaaagaagaaaacattCAAGGTGAGTGATGAACGTTTGTTTTAACCCATCGATACGGGCCGACACGATAAGTCATGCACGTGGCTTGCGCGCACCAAACAGTACACACGCAGGCACGCGTCTTGACCCAATCCGATTCAATCCACTCCAGTGGATGGTCGTTTTTACCTGTTACTACGAGCTGTACTTTGATATTACTTATGTACTTTGTACAGAGAATTGAATTTCTCTTTGTTGCCCTTGGCTCCCCCCATCCAAACAGTCTACTCTGGCCCCAGACACCCGGGTCTGTCTCCCTAACTTGACCGATACATTTTTCATCCAACCCGAGCTGGGCAACAAACAGCCACTATTCAGCTGCccacacctacctacccaactACACACCTCAGGAgacaaataaaacaaaaacaaaatagaGGAGTACTATTCTGACGCGACTTTGCAGATATCCCACATATTATCGGTACAGTCAGTAATATACCAGATACTGTCTTTCTGTTCTTGTCCCTGCATTCCCTGCGCGTGGAGCTAGCAACGGTttgcctaccttgcctatCCGTCCTTTCCGTCGTCTCTAGCTAGAGACGGGCTCGGGCTTGTAACTTGACAAGACCCCGTCCGTTCGCTCTACCTGTCGTACTTTTCCACGCTGCCACCATCCTACAGGTAGCTAAGTTGTCTGCCTGCCCGAGTTGACACCGCCCCGTCGTCCTCGGTGCAACCCGCACTTCCTCCCCTGGCCCTTTCTTCCTGCTCGTGGAAGGCGAGCGTGTCATATCCCTCCCAGGTACCTTGGTGTTGGTACCTGACTTTTTTTAGTCTTACCTCGCCTCCACCTATCAAAGACAAGCCAAGTAGCAGCCGTTGATTTGGGTAAAGGGCAAAAGTGGTGGACTGATTGGGAACGAGGCGACCCCTTGGCATCCGTCTTTGCTAGTGACAAGCCCTCACCGGTCAAGCGACCAGGCATTGCTGCAGAGTGTGGAACGCCCCTCCCACGCCAGCCAAAAGCAAGCTTGGAATCGCAACGCACTGCAGGTCGTGAGCCAGCAGGGCGGATCCGCCCATACCATGTACCTTTCTTTGCTCGCCTCGGATCCACGCCGAACATTCTTGTATTCGTCACTGTTTGGGCACATTCTGTACAGCGAGTCGTAGTCTCGGGAacaaacccccccccccccccccaaaaaaaaaaaaaaataataataataataattccGTTACTGACGTAGCTGCAGGCAGGCCCTGAGCCAAGCCCACCTAGGAACCCCAGAACGTCGGCACTGCCTGCAAGGCTTGCAACCCTGCAACGTGTAGCAGACACATCATATCAATCATCCTGTACGATCTGGCAGTCCAAGGAATTTACAAGAAGCCCGCTCCCGCCTGCAGCTAGCCAAAATGTCGGACTCACCCCAATCCAATCCCAAGGAGATCGAAGGAGCACACACTCCCGACGAGGAAGCACAGATGAACGATCCTCAGGACCCACAGTCTGCCGGCCTCGGCTACGAGTTTGAGGTCAAGGAGCAAGATCGTTGGCTGCCAATTGCAAATGGTACGTGGGCGGCGCCTTTTGTCCCCCTTTTGCTGTGTCATCCCTCAGCTGTTCGCCCCCCGTGGCCATGGTTCGAAGGGTACCCTCAACCGCCCGGGACGCAGAGCTGTCCACTCTGCTAGGATCAGCGTTACATGGCGATATTCCCAGGCTCAACTGGTTGAAAGCTTGACCGCTTTTACCTGCTATTGTCTTGCCATCGTCTATATATCTCCAGTCCCATGTCCCGCGACTCGTCTCCATCAGGATCGCCGGAAGCGCCCCGCGCCTCCGTATCATCCAAAGGCGACAAACAGCACCATGACGCATACGATGCTAACATACGAAACTTTGCCCCAGTGGCCCGTATTATGAAAAATGCACTGCCTGACAATGCAAAGATTGCAAAAGAGGCCAAGGAATGCATGCAAGAATGTGTCAGCGAGTTTATCTCGTTTATTACAAGTGAAGGCGAGTGTTTTGGGTCTACTTATCAGCTTCCCCAGCTATCTTGTGTATACAGCTGCTCTGCTGTAGAACAAACTTGCTAACTTGGCGAAGCCTCCGAGAAATGTCACCAAGAGAAGCGAAAGACGGTGAATGGAGAGGATATCTTGTTCGCAATGACGTCTCTCGGCTTTGAGAACTACAGTGAGGCTTTGAAGATCTATCTTGCCAAGTACCGTGAGGTAAGTCTCAGCATGCTCGCATTGTTTACTAAACAGATACAGCGTTTTCAAACTATGTTGAAGCAAACAAAACATCCTCCCACCTACCATATAGTGGTGATTTTGAGTCATCCATCGCTTTTGTCGCATGACACTAACGGGAGTGCAGCAGAACCAATCAACACGCGGCGAGGGCCAGCAAAACAGACCTAGTAGTCAAGGCTATGGCGCGCCGCCTGGCGCCGCACCTGGGACCAACGCTACAGCAGGTTTTCCCGGCGGAGAGCTCGGGCAACAGGGAACCGAAGCTCCTGGAGATGCCTCCGGATATCTCTACAGCACACAACCTGGACACAATGGTGCCACCGCGGGTGAATACTGACCAGCATAAACTACGCCGGGTGCGTTCAGGCCACCAAGTGCCATGCCAATTTGCGGCTGAGAAGAGTTTTGTGCGCGGCGACGCATCAATGTACATGAACCCTGTTTGCTGATGGGCTTATGGGAAGGGATGGATGGGAGTAGGTGTCATTTTGGGGttttggttctttttttattcttgacTTGACGTTACTATACTTGATAGATTCCCCACAAAGGCGATCACTATAATTCTCGCgattttatctttttttacaCGTGCCGTGAATGGGAACGATCTGTGCCCTACTAGGCAGTCCGGAACCTAGTAATATATTACCGATCGAGACACTAATAATTTGTAGCAGCCGCAAGTCTTAATTGGCCCGTCTTGAGAAAGGCAATTAGCCGTCCACAGGTCGTATTGCTTTTCAGATTCCCGGACTCTCAGTAAGCCACTGTTGCTTATACTCCGTATACTACGGAGTACATAAAAGAACGGACAGATTCCAATCAGCAAGCAATCCGAAGAATTCACAGCTAGCTGTGTTTACGGTTCGGGGGCCCCACAGATCCATGCCTAGCCTGGGTTGGTCTCCATAACAACGATAACAAACGGATCTTTTCCCCACATTCATGTGAGCACGTGCCACCCAGACCCCTCTGCTCTGAGGCCTCTGACAACTTTTGAACTTGTCTCCGCCAAAAAGTTTTTGGGTGGAGGCAGGCAGCGATCGATCCGCCTCCCGCCATCATCTCTTCAACTTCCTACTACTCTggtcggcgacgacggagctCACAAATCACACCATCGCATATTCATTCTAAATAATATGCAAGATCCACTCCGGTTGGATTTCTTTGACAGGTTGCTGGACCATAACATAGCTTAGGGCTGAAGTGGTTTAatcgccggcgccgtcgcctGGGTACGAAATATTT is from Pyricularia oryzae 70-15 chromosome 2, whole genome shotgun sequence and encodes:
- a CDS encoding nuclear transcription factor Y subunit B-3; its protein translation is MSDSPQSNPKEIEGAHTPDEEAQMNDPQDPQSAGLGYEFEVKEQDRWLPIANVARIMKNALPDNAKIAKEAKECMQECVSEFISFITSEASEKCHQEKRKTVNGEDILFAMTSLGFENYSEALKIYLAKYREQNQSTRGEGQQNRPSSQGYGAPPGAAPGTNATAGFPGGELGQQGTEAPGDASGYLYSTQPGHNGATAGEY
- a CDS encoding transmembrane 14C domain-containing protein; this encodes MLGRIPVRPRWLQDSEPPVLRRRAVPCCLGHPRRRFHPPRHSPAEACAHCSQLALNVWCAHIRECRSSGCVDDVRIPTRDGTAKALLGEEDLAGRGDAKGFSLHNLG